CGGCCGGATCAGACGGCCGGAGTGTCGCTGTCGAGCACTTCCAGCGAGGCCCGGATGTTGCGCTTGGCCGCCATGGCGTTGAGGAGGGTGCGGATGGCGTTGATGGTTCGGCCGTTTTTCCCGATCACGCGCCCGATGTCCTCATGGCGGACCCGCAGTTCGAAAACCACGGTGCTCTCTCCGTCCACCTTGGTGACTTGGACGTTCTCGGGGGCGTCCACGATCGCCTTGGCGATGTATTCTATCAGTTCCTTCATCGTGACCTCCTGTTCCGGGGCATCTCCCGGTTTTCGGGTGTGTTGAGGTGATGCCGGGCTCAGGCCGTGGCCTGGGTAACCTTCAAACGTTTGATGATATCCTTGACCGTCTTGCTCGGCTGGGCCCCCCGGGCCAGCCAGTAGCGGGCTCGCTCGGAATCGATCGTGGTCCGGTCCTGGCCGTGGACGGGGTCGTAACTTCCCAGGATCTCGATAAACTTCCCGTCCCGGGGGCTCCGGTTGTCCGCGACCACGATCCGGTAGGCCGGCTGGTTGCGCCCCCCCACTCTTCTCAACCGTATCACAACTGCCAATTGGCACCTCCCATTTGCGTGTTCATGCGTTTTCCGTTCATTTTTCCGATCTTCGTCATCATCTTCCTGCTGGCGGCGAACTTTTTCAGAAGCTGGTTGACCTCGCGGACCGAAGTCCCGCTTCCCCGGGCGATCCGTTCCCGGCGGCTGCCATTGAGAATCTCCGGGCGGCGGCGCTCCCCGGGGGTCATCGAATCCAGAATGGCTCCCATCCGCCGCAGGCGCTCGTCCCCCCCTTCGACCTTGGGCATTCCCGCCGGAAGCATCCCTTCCAGCGCCCGCCACGACCCCAGTTTTTTAAATCGGAACAGCTGCCGTCTGAAATCCTCCAAATCGAAGTCCGCCTTCCTCAGTTTTTTTTCCAGGCGGCGGGATTCTTCGTCGTCGAACAGTTCCTGGGCCCGGTTCACCAGCCCCACCACATCACCCATTCCCAGTATCCGGGAGGCCATCCCCCCGGGATCGAAGGGGGCCAGATCCTCCATGCCCTCCCCCACGCCCGCGAATTTGACGGGTTTTCCCGTAACCGCCAGCATGGAGATGGCGGCGCCCCCGCGGGCGTCGCCGTCCAGCTTGGTCAGAATCGACCCCTCGATACCGATGCGGCGGTCGAACTCCCCGGCGGCGTTGACGGCGTCCTGCCCGGTCATGGCGTCCAGGACCAGCAGGGTCTGGCAAGGGCGCACGCGCCGCTTGAGTTCGTCCAGTTCTTCCATCAGCTCCGAGTCGATATGCAACCGCCCGGAGGTGTCAAGGATCACCATATCCAACCCTTTAATCCGCGCATACTCTATAGCATCGAGGGCGTTTTTCAAAGGAGAAACTCCCTCTCCGGAAGCGACTTCCACCCCGGCCCGTTCCCCCAGGATCCTCAGCTGGTCGACCGCCGCCGGACGCGTCAGATCGGCGGCCGCCAACAGCGGGCGGCGCCCCTGCTTGTACAGGCGCAGGGCCAGTTTGGCGGCGGTGGTGGTCTTTCCCGAGCCCTGAAGCCCGATCAGCATCACCACCGCCGGCGAGCCGGAAAGGGCCAGGGCGGAGTCGGAGGAAGTCATGATCTCCACCAGCCGCTCGTGGACGCACTTGACGAACTGCTGTCCCGGCTTGATGCTGGAGAGAACTTCGCGGCCCAGGGAATCTTCCCGGACCTCGTCCACCAGCCGTTTGACCACCCGATAGTTGACGTCCGCCTCCAGCAGCGCCAGCCGAACCGCGCGCAGGGAGTCGGAGATGTTCTTCTCGCTCAAACGGCCGACGCCCCGAACCGAGCGGAAGATATCCTGAAACTTGCTGGAAATGCTCTCGAACATACGGAA
The nucleotide sequence above comes from bacterium. Encoded proteins:
- a CDS encoding KH domain-containing protein → MKELIEYIAKAIVDAPENVQVTKVDGESTVVFELRVRHEDIGRVIGKNGRTINAIRTLLNAMAAKRNIRASLEVLDSDTPAV
- the rpsP gene encoding 30S ribosomal protein S16; its protein translation is MAVVIRLRRVGGRNQPAYRIVVADNRSPRDGKFIEILGSYDPVHGQDRTTIDSERARYWLARGAQPSKTVKDIIKRLKVTQATA
- the ffh gene encoding signal recognition particle protein, coding for MFESISSKFQDIFRSVRGVGRLSEKNISDSLRAVRLALLEADVNYRVVKRLVDEVREDSLGREVLSSIKPGQQFVKCVHERLVEIMTSSDSALALSGSPAVVMLIGLQGSGKTTTAAKLALRLYKQGRRPLLAAADLTRPAAVDQLRILGERAGVEVASGEGVSPLKNALDAIEYARIKGLDMVILDTSGRLHIDSELMEELDELKRRVRPCQTLLVLDAMTGQDAVNAAGEFDRRIGIEGSILTKLDGDARGGAAISMLAVTGKPVKFAGVGEGMEDLAPFDPGGMASRILGMGDVVGLVNRAQELFDDEESRRLEKKLRKADFDLEDFRRQLFRFKKLGSWRALEGMLPAGMPKVEGGDERLRRMGAILDSMTPGERRRPEILNGSRRERIARGSGTSVREVNQLLKKFAASRKMMTKIGKMNGKRMNTQMGGANWQL